The nucleotide sequence TTGGAATAGCCAAAAGAGTATTATTCAACAAGAAGTAGATTATGGAAACTTCTTAGCTGAAGGATCTGCTGATCAACAAAAACGAGAACTTTCTGCTTTCTTAGCCAATATATCACAAGAAACTACAGGCGGATGGGATACCGCTCCGGGAGGAAAATACTCTTGGGGATTATACTTTAGAGAAGAAGTAAGTTATGAAGGTACTGATTTGATTGGATATGTCGCACAAAATCATCCAGATTACCCTGCCGTAGCGGGTAAATCTTACCATGGCAGAGGCCCAATTCAACTATCTTGGAATTACAATTATGGTCAGGTCAGTCAGTTTTTATATGGAGACAAAAACATCCTTTTGGCCAACCCTGAAAGTGTGATCCAAGATGGAGCATTAGCTTTTCAAACAGCCATTTGGTTCTGGATGACACCACAATTTCCTAAGCCTTCCGCTCATGATGTTATGGTAGGAAATTGGATTCCCACTTCTTTTGATTTAGAAAACAACCGTAACCCTGGTTTTGGTGTAACTGTTAATATCATTAATGGAGGTCTAGAATGTGGATCTGGTACTGAAAAAAGTAAAGTATTAAGCAGAATTGGACATTATGAACGTCATTCACAAATTCTTGGTGTTTCAACGGATTTAGACGGACAATCTAGTTGTAATGCTTGTGGTTGTGCATCACAAAAGCCTTTTGGAGGTATAGAACCAGAACCTACTCCCGTAAAACCAAGAATCAGCCTATTAAGTCCTGCATCCACAGAAATCAGACAAGAGAATTTCTCTGCGATCGCAATAGACGTTTCTATTTTAGATAAAGACAATCAAAACTTAACGGCTTCAAGTATTGCAATCGATGGTACTACCATTGCTACTAATACCACTTCTACCACATTTCTTCCAAATGCTTATAAAACTTATACACTCCTAATAAAAGCTGTAGATAATAGCGGAGAAGAAAGTACTTTAAACTATAGTTTTGAGGTCATTGATCCTAAAGAAAACTGTGGTACTCCATGGGAAGAAAAAGTTTATACTGCCAATGAAGAAGTAGTCTATGAAGGAATTATCTATACTGCAGGTTGGGAAACTAAAAGCAGTGATGTTCCGGGTGTAGCAAATGTTTGGAAACTACAATCTACATGTCCTGGATTCACTTTTGATTGTACAGGAATAGAAGAATGGAGTAGTTCTAAGACTTATCAGACCAATGGTATGCAAGTGGTTTTTCAAGGGAAAATCTATGTATTCAATAAATGGTGGTCGGTTGGAAATCAGCCTGATTTAGACAGTAGTACTTGGACATTGCTTGGCAATTGTTCTTCAAGTGGTGGCGATGTTGATACTCCTCCTAGTTTATCATTTATTACTCCGTCTAATACTACTCAAATAGTAGGGCTTCAATCAATCGGTATTCAATTGTCTGCTGAAGATGACAAAGGAACGCCAAGTATTGTTGTCAATGCAAACGGAGTAGAAGTAAGTACGTCCACAACATTCAATTTTACACCCAATGGATATGGTGATTACCTTTTTGAAGCTACTGCTACTGACTCAAAAGGTCAATCTACCACTTCAAGTATAACTGTTTCCTTTGTAGAAGAAGTCAATGAAAATCAACTTCCTACTGTATCAATTACCGTTGACGGAGGTACTGACATCATACAATCCACACTGTCGCCTATTAATGTCTCAATTGTAGCTGCTGATACTGATGGACAAATCACTGATTATACAACAACTGTAGATGGGTCCGTTTATACTATTTCTAATTTCTCATTTACACCCTCTCAATTTGGGGAATTTACTATTTCTTCAACTGTAACAGATAATGAGGGTGGACAAGGGGTTTCTTCAGTAGTCATTACTGTAACTGAAGAAGTGTCTAGTACTTGTGATAACACACCAACTTATTCTGGTTACCCTAATATTTATCAAAGTGGTGACATTGTAAGTTACAATGGTATCCTTTATGAAGCAGCTGTAAATAATTTATATAATGTTACTCCAGGAACTGCTGAACATTGGTGGAAAACTATTGGTCCATGTGGAAGTTCTAACGCAAGAAATATCACTTTCAACACAAGATCTGCTGATGCTCTTTGCTATCCTAATCCATTCTCAGACTATATTATCATCAACTCTTCTATTTCATGGAGTGGGTTGAAAATTTTCAATGAGACGGGGGCATTAGTATTTGAAACATCTGAGAAAAACCATCAACTGAATCTTCAACACCTTCCTTCTGGAGTATTCATTTTAAAAATTGAAACACCTGAAGGAATACTATCACAAAAGTTGATTAAGTAATCTCTTCTTTTCAATTAAAAATATGACAATCCTTTAATCAGTAGAATGATTCAAAAGATTGTCATATTTTTATTTTATGAAAGCTGTAAAAACCTATGCCTCTGTCAATAAAAATGATCATAAATCACATTTTGGAATCTCCAAAATGGAGGAGATCTATGAGAAAAGAAATGGTAAAGTAGATGATCCCCATCGACATGATTTCTTTACTTTCATATTTACAATAAAGGCAAAAGGACAGCATAATATCGACTTTACATCCTATCCATTAGAAAGTCATCAAATCTATTTTATCTCTCCTGGACAGGTACATCAAATTATTGAAGAAGAGAAATCTGAAGGGTTTGCCCTAGTGTTCACTTCCGATTTTTTGATGCTCAATAATATCTCTGTTTCCTTTATTCAGGATCTCAATCTGTTCAATGATTTTAGTGAAACGCCTCCACTATACCCTACAGAGGAGCGATTTCAACAGATACAATCCTACCTAGAAGATATTTATTCAATTTACCACTCCGACTTACAATTTAAAGAAGAGGCCATAGGTTCATTACTAAAATTAATCCTGATTCTTTGTTACAATACCTGTGACCTTCCTTCTGAAGAAATCCAAAATACTAACCATGTTGTTCGAGAATTTAAAGCCTTGATCAATACGCACTACGAAGAGTGGCATCACACAAGTACTTATGCAGAGGTATTACATATCTCTCCAGATCATCTAAATAAAGTCGTCAAATCACAAAGTGGTAAATCAGCAAAAGAACATATTCAAAGTAGAATTATTATTGCTGCCAAACGATTATTGTATTTCTCTAACTTAAGTAATAAAGAAATCGGGCATCAATTGGGCTACTCAGAACCTGCTAATTTCAGTGCATTTTTTAAGAAGTGTGTAGGTGTTTCTCCCTCTCAATTCAAGAAAAATATCTAGATAACGGATTTTCATAAGTTCTTGTCGTTTTCTCATATTCCTTCCATTGGTTGTATGTACGTACTTTGTAATACATCAAATCAGTAAGAAAATGAATCGAAAAAAATTCCTTTCAACGTCATTAAAATCTGCCGCTTTAGGTATTGTCTCTCCTGCAATGGTAAAGGCAAAGAATATCAAACTAAAGCAGTCAGATTATGATCAACTGATGAAGCAAGTAGGTTTTAATCACATTCCAAATAAAGAACATAAAACAATGAATACTGTATTACACAAAGCCGATACTAGAGGTCATGCAAATCATGGATGGTTAGATTCACATCATACCTTTAGCTTTGCCAATTATTACAATCCAGAAAGAGTACACTTTGGAGCTTTACGCGTATTAAACGACGATAAAGTGGCTGAAGGTAAAGGTTTCGGTACACACCCACATGATAATATGGAAATTATTTCTATACCTATGTCTGGTGATTTAGAACACAAAGACAGTATGGGAAATATAGCAACCATTAAAGAAGGAGAAATTCAGGTGATGAGTGCTGGAACAGGAATTTATCATTCAGAATACAATAAGAACTTAAATAAGAATGTTGAGTTTCTTCAAATCTGGGTATTTCCCAACCAAAAAGGAGTAACACCAAGATATGATCAGATATCTATAGAAGGGATATCTAAACCAAATCAATTCAACCAGATATTATCTCCCAATGAAGCAGATCAAGGGGTTTGGATTCATCAAAATGCATGGTTCAATATGGGGACCTTTGATCAAGATACCACTACTGAATATTCTATTAACGATAAAGCCAATGGTGTGTATGCTTTTGTTTTAGAAGGTGATATAGAAATTAATGGGCAGAAATTAAATAAAAGAGATGGATTTGGTATTTGGGATACGGAGAAACTTACTGTGAAAGCCAATAAAGGTGCTAAAGTTTTATTGATGGAAGTACCAATGGAAGTATAAAAATAGAAACCCACCTATTAACAACAGGTGGGTTTACTCTACAATAAGACTTGTCTAATATATGATATTGACAATAGGTGTACTACATTCCAGGACCTCCTCTCATTCCTCCTCTTCCACCAGGTCTTCCTCCTGAAGGTCGCTGTGGCTTACTGCTTTCCATGACAGTAATATATTTTCGGTATAATTTCTTTCCTAGAAGCTCTTTTACCCGTTCATTCCTTACCGTTTCCAATTCTTCCATTTTTTCTTTGTCGCGTTGTTTCATTGCTTCTTGTGCATCTGTAAAAAAGGCAACATGAATATCGTATACTCCTTTTCTTTGGTCATTGGTCAGTTCTACCTCCTCCTCTATTTTTCCTAATGTTTCCGTTGCCATTTCTTCCGGTGTTCCCATTGGTTTACGGTCATTATTTTGTCCATTTACATAACAAAAAACGAAAAGAAATAGAGTAGTGATGCTCACTTTTAAATGCATAATATATTTCGATTGATTAATGTTTTAGGCCTATAGCCTCTTCTAAAAAGATAGATACATTACCGCCGAAAAAGGTGTAAATGAAAGGACTGTTTTTAAACGAAAGGGCCGTTTTTTTCAACGAACGGAAGTTTTACCTAGATAGTGTACACTGTTTTTTTTACGCTACCCTGCCTTATTATTATTTTTTCCTTTTGATGTTATTCTTTTGTAATTAATTTTGAAGGACTACTAAAAAACTTCGCAAACTATTGTACAATGAAACGACTTATCTTTAGCTTACTTTTCGGTATGTTATTTTTTTCTTGTGATAATACTGAGCCTGAACTCATATCTCAAGAACCTGTAATCAAATACCTACAAACAGTCACAACAAATAATTCGAAAGGTCGAATTCTAGCTCGTCTAACAGTGGAGTATAACTCCAATAAAAAACCTTCTAATATCCTATCTAATCGATTTTCAACAGGCTATGAAGATGAAATAAGATTTTATAACGAAACTTCAAATATGACCTACGATGAAGAAGGAAAAATCATAAGTTATATTCAGAAGCAAATTTATATAGATCAGTCCCATAAAAATACTATCCGAGAGGTTAAGGTATCTTATGATGAGAATAGCATTACGGAATATGTTACCAACGATTATGGTAACCACAAGATTGACATCTTTTTAAATACTTACGGTCAACCTGTTGAAAAGGTAACATATTACGATTTAGAAAAACCTATAACGAAAGAAACATATACTTGGAAAGATGGGAACATTACGAGTATCAAAAATTACGAGTACTCAGGTGAGGAGGAATACTTGGTTAGAGAAGTAAGTATCACTTACGATACCTACCATAATCCTTATACCTACCTTAAAGATCTAAATGAAATTAGATATACTACAGAGAACCTTAAAACCACAAATAATCCATTAACTATCTTAGAGACTTATTATAATGATGACTACGGGTATACATCAAGTGCATCATTACAATATGAATATGATAAAGAAGAGTATCCTATTTCATACTTCTATAGTTACTCACGAAATGCAACACATTCGAGTGATCATTTTATCATTGAGCATGAAAAAATATTTGAATATCAAACGGAAGAATAAACAATAAGATTGTTGAGCTACATACTTTATTTCGTATCATGTAGTGCACAAAAAGCAATCATCAAAAGAGGTGAGAATTTATTATTATTCTCACCTCTTTTATTTTTTATAACCCTTCTCAAATTCTAGTACGAAGTATTAATTTTACCATTACATCATCTAGAATAAAACATTTAGATTATCATGAAAAAGGCATACTTAGGCATCAGCTTTTCAAATAGAAAAAAGTTTGATAAAGAAATTGAAACTTTATCATTACTTCTAAAACAACACAACTACCATCTTTTTGTCTTTGTTGACCATTACCATTTTCAACCACAGCAGGAACAAGAAATGATGGCAACGGCTTTTCAAGAAATTGATAACTCTGACCTATTTATTGCAGAGTTAACTACAAAAGCTATTGGAGTAGGAATTGAATTAGGATACGCTTATGCAAAAGGAATACCTGTTGTTTACCTCCTTAAGAAAGGAAGTGAATATTCTACAACTGCAGCAGGCTGTGCAAGCACCATTATTGAATATGATAATATTGAAGATATTGAAATTAAAGACCTAGGTGTATAAGATTACTTTACTTGAAAAGACTTAAAAAGGTCTGTATTGGCTTAGACTTTACTAACCACGCGATAGCAAATGAACAAACAGCTACTGTTTCTAGCCAAAACACATAGTTGGGAAAATATTTCCTTAAGCTTTCCACCGTTTCCAATACCCCAATACCTAATACAGACAACCCGATCAGTATACCACAAGTTCTGTAAATCCAAACGTTCTTTTTAGATTTTGGGAATTTAAAAAAGCTCATCACTCCTAGTAAAATCACAAACAAAGCAGAGGAGAAAAAATGAATGGTATTCACGAACTTATCACTCATTGAACCAAACAAATAATTATCTGCAGGATATCCATGAAAAGATACTTCTGAACATACATTGATAGAATAAGCAGGAAACAGTACCAAAACAATAGCACTAATACCTGCTGTTGATGTAATAGCATGATCACTAAACCACTCTTTATCGGTTTTCTTATACCCTTTATAAGCGATTAATACCACTCCTAATGACATCACCATACCAATCAAAAATACGGCTGAAGGGGTATAATAAAAATGACTCATGGAAGGCATTAAACGATTACCGTTTCCCACAAATAATAATACTGGAAGTAGTAATCCAAAAGAACCAAGAACTAGCCTTATACGCCTCATCTCTATCTTTGGCTCATGATTATTGTTATTTTCTTTTTCCTCATTAGTAGAATTCTGTATCATGATAGTTTGTTTTTTAGTTATTAATTATTCCTCAATAATAAAGAACTGTATTGTAATCCAACCACTCTAAGGCGGAAAATAGAGCAAAGTAACCTCACGCTTTTAATATTTCAATTTAATATCATAAATTGTAATACAAATAAACTGATAATTAAGTGAACTATGAACAAAATAAAACTAACCAAAAGGGATCTTCTACTATTCGCCTTAGGCATTTGCTCTGTTTTTGTATTTGAAGTGATTACTAATTATGAAGGGCTAATAGAGGCATTTAATCAAGGACAAAATGAGGCGAAAAGTCACTTGTTTAAATAGATTACTACATAACTATTTTTATGTAGTTAAATTATTTTTCACATTATATAATTACATAGTTTAAACTGAAAATGGACTTCAACCTTAGTATGTAATTACTATCTATATTATTTCTCTTTGTTAAACTCTTAAAGTAAACTTACACTCATGAAATATATCTTCTTAATACTTATCTCCTCTATCTGTTTAATGTCTTGTACTGATCAAGATGGCATAACGGAACAAAAAAATCTAATTGAAAAAAATACATATTATGATTCATATAATTTTAGAGTTC is from Flammeovirga agarivorans and encodes:
- a CDS encoding pirin family protein — protein: MNRKKFLSTSLKSAALGIVSPAMVKAKNIKLKQSDYDQLMKQVGFNHIPNKEHKTMNTVLHKADTRGHANHGWLDSHHTFSFANYYNPERVHFGALRVLNDDKVAEGKGFGTHPHDNMEIISIPMSGDLEHKDSMGNIATIKEGEIQVMSAGTGIYHSEYNKNLNKNVEFLQIWVFPNQKGVTPRYDQISIEGISKPNQFNQILSPNEADQGVWIHQNAWFNMGTFDQDTTTEYSINDKANGVYAFVLEGDIEINGQKLNKRDGFGIWDTEKLTVKANKGAKVLLMEVPMEV
- a CDS encoding nucleoside 2-deoxyribosyltransferase → MKKAYLGISFSNRKKFDKEIETLSLLLKQHNYHLFVFVDHYHFQPQQEQEMMATAFQEIDNSDLFIAELTTKAIGVGIELGYAYAKGIPVVYLLKKGSEYSTTAAGCASTIIEYDNIEDIEIKDLGV
- a CDS encoding glycoside hydrolase family 19 protein; translation: MNYLSTITTSLFLGLLLLCSQKANAQTAPLTEAEYNELFPYRFGTEPSPDGGYILLPENDFYSYDNFLEAIQRMKLIKVYMERREGTNLYRVTRENKTTGEQKVIRVDEGFNDSWNSQKSIIQQEVDYGNFLAEGSADQQKRELSAFLANISQETTGGWDTAPGGKYSWGLYFREEVSYEGTDLIGYVAQNHPDYPAVAGKSYHGRGPIQLSWNYNYGQVSQFLYGDKNILLANPESVIQDGALAFQTAIWFWMTPQFPKPSAHDVMVGNWIPTSFDLENNRNPGFGVTVNIINGGLECGSGTEKSKVLSRIGHYERHSQILGVSTDLDGQSSCNACGCASQKPFGGIEPEPTPVKPRISLLSPASTEIRQENFSAIAIDVSILDKDNQNLTASSIAIDGTTIATNTTSTTFLPNAYKTYTLLIKAVDNSGEESTLNYSFEVIDPKENCGTPWEEKVYTANEEVVYEGIIYTAGWETKSSDVPGVANVWKLQSTCPGFTFDCTGIEEWSSSKTYQTNGMQVVFQGKIYVFNKWWSVGNQPDLDSSTWTLLGNCSSSGGDVDTPPSLSFITPSNTTQIVGLQSIGIQLSAEDDKGTPSIVVNANGVEVSTSTTFNFTPNGYGDYLFEATATDSKGQSTTSSITVSFVEEVNENQLPTVSITVDGGTDIIQSTLSPINVSIVAADTDGQITDYTTTVDGSVYTISNFSFTPSQFGEFTISSTVTDNEGGQGVSSVVITVTEEVSSTCDNTPTYSGYPNIYQSGDIVSYNGILYEAAVNNLYNVTPGTAEHWWKTIGPCGSSNARNITFNTRSADALCYPNPFSDYIIINSSISWSGLKIFNETGALVFETSEKNHQLNLQHLPSGVFILKIETPEGILSQKLIK
- a CDS encoding helix-turn-helix domain-containing protein; the protein is MKAVKTYASVNKNDHKSHFGISKMEEIYEKRNGKVDDPHRHDFFTFIFTIKAKGQHNIDFTSYPLESHQIYFISPGQVHQIIEEEKSEGFALVFTSDFLMLNNISVSFIQDLNLFNDFSETPPLYPTEERFQQIQSYLEDIYSIYHSDLQFKEEAIGSLLKLILILCYNTCDLPSEEIQNTNHVVREFKALINTHYEEWHHTSTYAEVLHISPDHLNKVVKSQSGKSAKEHIQSRIIIAAKRLLYFSNLSNKEIGHQLGYSEPANFSAFFKKCVGVSPSQFKKNI